A portion of the Microlunatus phosphovorus NM-1 genome contains these proteins:
- a CDS encoding WhiB family transcriptional regulator produces MEQLADVDEGAFGWQERALCAQTDPEAFFPEKGGSTREAKKVCLSCDVRAECLEYALRHDERFGIWGGLSERERRKLKKRAV; encoded by the coding sequence GTGGAGCAACTGGCGGACGTCGATGAAGGTGCATTTGGCTGGCAGGAGCGTGCGCTGTGCGCGCAGACTGATCCGGAGGCCTTCTTTCCTGAAAAGGGTGGATCCACCCGCGAGGCCAAGAAGGTGTGCCTTTCCTGCGATGTCCGGGCCGAGTGCCTGGAGTATGCGTTGCGGCATGACGAGCGGTTCGGCATCTGGGGTGGCCTGTCGGAGCGCGAGCGCCGCAAACTGAAGAAGCGCGCCGTCTGA
- the cofD gene encoding 2-phospho-L-lactate transferase, protein MQIVVLAGGVGGSRFVSGVRAAYPDAQLTVIVNTADDVTMHGLRICPDLDTMTYTLGRGIDPERGWGRAGETWRVKEELAAYGLEPTWFGLGDLDLATHLARTQLLAAGLPLSEVTRRITARWLADDPRLILLPMTDDVVETEVAIADPAADGGRRWLHFQEYWVRLRAQPDALAIRRRGIEATRPAAGVAEAIAAADLILIAPSNPVVSIGPILEVPGIRTALRTGNAPVVGFAGILGGAPVLGMAHRLLPAIGVEVDAAAVGRHYGSRAACGVLHLWVMDSADAASAAGLEADGLHVAVTGLIMSSPDATAEFIRLAVKALPSSAL, encoded by the coding sequence GTGCAGATCGTCGTCCTGGCCGGTGGTGTCGGTGGCTCCCGTTTCGTCTCCGGGGTCCGGGCCGCCTACCCCGATGCCCAGCTGACCGTCATCGTGAACACCGCAGACGACGTGACCATGCACGGGCTGCGGATCTGTCCCGATCTGGACACCATGACCTACACCCTCGGGCGGGGCATCGACCCCGAGCGCGGGTGGGGCCGGGCCGGCGAGACCTGGCGAGTCAAGGAGGAGCTGGCGGCATACGGTCTGGAGCCCACCTGGTTCGGGCTAGGAGACCTGGACCTGGCCACGCATCTGGCCCGGACCCAGCTGTTGGCTGCCGGTTTGCCGCTGTCGGAGGTCACCCGCCGGATCACCGCGCGTTGGCTGGCCGACGACCCCCGGCTCATCCTGCTGCCGATGACCGACGATGTGGTCGAGACCGAGGTCGCGATCGCCGACCCGGCGGCCGACGGCGGGCGGCGATGGCTGCATTTCCAGGAATACTGGGTACGGCTCCGCGCCCAACCGGATGCGCTGGCGATCCGTCGGCGAGGGATCGAGGCAACCCGCCCGGCAGCAGGCGTTGCGGAGGCGATTGCCGCCGCCGACCTGATCCTGATTGCCCCCAGCAACCCGGTGGTCTCGATCGGCCCGATTCTGGAGGTCCCTGGCATCCGCACCGCGCTGCGCACGGGCAATGCTCCCGTGGTCGGCTTCGCCGGCATCCTAGGAGGGGCGCCAGTGCTCGGCATGGCCCACCGGCTGCTGCCCGCGATCGGCGTCGAGGTGGACGCGGCTGCGGTCGGCCGGCACTACGGCAGCCGCGCTGCCTGCGGTGTCCTGCACCTGTGGGTGATGGACTCCGCCGACGCCGCCAGCGCCGCCGGACTGGAGGCCGACGGGCTGCACGTGGCTGTCACCGGACTGATCATGAGCAGCCCCGACGCGACCGCAGAGTTCATTCGACTTGCGGTCAAGGCACTCCCCTCGTCTGCCCTGTGA
- a CDS encoding TIGR03089 family protein: MQLISRRLRQRTSAAGADPLITYYDLGSGERTELSAVTVSNWVEKTCYLLTDEYGLDLGDIVLLDVARTHPGHWVTACLELACWRIGATVAVDGGHDADGGADARLVVAGPDYGAVVARAAELGADVLACSLHPLGLPFTERLPAGVTDYSLDVRAQPDQYAAMPVPTDAPAWRSAEVALTQAELDNVAGSADRRLIRPTTPWPTVRDGILAALIGGGSVVVVVGEDDAALARIRTTENVQAEV; encoded by the coding sequence ATGCAGTTGATCTCTCGGCGGTTGCGTCAGCGTACGTCGGCGGCGGGTGCGGACCCCCTGATCACCTACTACGACCTCGGCTCCGGCGAGCGCACCGAGCTGTCGGCAGTCACGGTGTCGAACTGGGTCGAGAAGACCTGCTATCTGCTGACGGATGAGTACGGTCTCGATCTCGGCGACATCGTGCTGCTCGACGTCGCGCGCACCCATCCGGGGCACTGGGTGACCGCCTGTCTGGAACTTGCCTGCTGGCGGATCGGTGCCACCGTTGCCGTCGATGGTGGTCACGATGCCGATGGTGGTGCCGACGCGCGTCTGGTGGTGGCGGGGCCCGACTATGGGGCCGTAGTAGCGCGGGCGGCGGAGCTGGGCGCGGACGTACTCGCGTGCAGTCTCCATCCGCTGGGGCTGCCGTTCACCGAGCGCCTGCCGGCGGGCGTCACCGACTACTCCCTCGATGTCCGCGCGCAACCCGATCAGTATGCGGCCATGCCGGTGCCGACCGATGCGCCGGCCTGGCGGTCGGCAGAGGTGGCGTTGACCCAGGCCGAGCTCGACAACGTGGCCGGCTCGGCGGATCGGCGGCTGATCCGACCGACAACCCCCTGGCCGACCGTACGCGACGGCATTCTGGCCGCCCTGATCGGCGGTGGCTCGGTGGTGGTCGTGGTGGGTGAGGACGACGCCGCGCTGGCGCGGATCCGAACCACCGAAAACGTCCAAGCGGAGGTTTGA
- a CDS encoding glycosyltransferase: MDNDVSEETQNLSGDGWDDLRIPIIEDEPDRWAWLHEQSDEPAPPDVSHCTVTAVLVTLDAEDWLPDTLAALSRLTVKPSRLIAVDNGSTDSTLELLERAHRHGVLDAVVEGPAAGGFGAGVAAALAAESPADEDQESPDHDAPGEDPENEAPANADQADEAPANADQADEDQADEDEDSVEDPEHLDNHFLWLLHDDAVPRPDALQRLLAHLVSDPSVDITGPKLLFPRRRHRGGHQLSELGVSISGTGRREMGLDLEEIDQGQRDRAKQTLGVSTCGMLLRLTTWRDLGGLDPDVPCFRDGVELGWRATARGLRVVTTPEAAMVHRQVGRAGLRPRGAGGRHPDRVDQQLGMLIVAGRAPAWRLPFTWLRLALDCLLRALGYLLGKAPARARDELAGLGWLVAHPGRIRAYRHRLAGQPVEPGSAQLIRTLRPPWWASIRLAFESLTGTVSDRYRELAGDSEAASLDELTGDEFAGTGEDRSKHPWLAPAVVVGAVLVIASVIAARGLLGLGHLDAPALLPAPDRLGELWRSAASPVVGAPGEMAPPWLALVALGSTILAGQPEWLVTSLLLGVVPSGYLAVYPLLRSLVDDRRIRILAAAAYALLPALLGGTNQGRLTLSVVVILLPMLVLALRGLVERRPRAPEAWRGGWGAGVVLVGLTAFEPSLILVALLLGLIGAIWLRRTPRKVGRIGLALGLPLLVWAPWWPTLIAFPGRLFAGPDAALVAAGNAPQVWELLLGREIGPGLPPLWLGAVVFGVIWLAALVGLGRRPRSGVVVGSWLAGIIAMIGSVLLSRLVVAVPPIGSEIRPWTGAYLLIGFAALLLAAAVGTDGLAAELRRRSFGWLQPTSVIAGVLAVVTVVGAAGWWVWAGASGPIGRQQLDALPPYLQNAMLSDAGVRVLAIDLGDDPDPTTGTVGVAHYSVVAGDQLRLGDADRGFAFGGSTTAPAQIGDLVQGLVAGTADSDIAPQLRSLGIGYVWVHGATTEEIARIDNTPQLGTASGNLEATVWQLQPPVTRVVVADGQQLNGIDTLPPAVAAGSANRQLRLGEPSDPRWRASIDGTPLTPTTEGWQQAFELPEAGGTVTIRLASPTVWLLVAQGVIVAVGLVLAAPGIRRPEVRDPVRTARRAAFVGGRAQ, from the coding sequence ATGGACAACGACGTGAGCGAGGAGACCCAGAATCTCTCCGGCGACGGCTGGGACGATCTGCGGATTCCGATCATCGAGGACGAGCCGGACCGCTGGGCGTGGCTCCACGAGCAGTCCGACGAGCCGGCCCCGCCGGACGTGTCGCACTGCACGGTCACCGCTGTGCTGGTCACGCTGGATGCGGAGGACTGGCTGCCCGACACGTTGGCGGCCCTCTCTCGGCTCACGGTCAAACCGTCCCGACTGATCGCGGTCGACAACGGCAGCACCGACTCCACGCTTGAACTGCTGGAGCGAGCACACCGGCACGGCGTGCTCGATGCGGTCGTCGAAGGGCCTGCGGCCGGCGGGTTCGGTGCCGGTGTGGCTGCGGCACTCGCCGCGGAGAGTCCAGCCGACGAGGATCAAGAGAGCCCGGATCACGATGCTCCCGGCGAAGATCCAGAGAACGAGGCCCCGGCCAATGCCGACCAGGCCGACGAGGCCCCGGCCAATGCCGACCAGGCCGACGAGGACCAGGCCGACGAGGACGAGGACTCGGTTGAGGACCCCGAACACCTCGATAACCACTTCCTCTGGCTGCTCCACGACGACGCCGTTCCTCGGCCCGACGCGCTCCAACGTCTGCTGGCCCACCTGGTCTCCGACCCGAGCGTCGACATCACCGGCCCCAAGCTGCTCTTCCCGCGCCGGCGTCACCGCGGCGGTCATCAGCTCAGTGAGCTCGGCGTCAGCATCTCCGGCACAGGGCGCCGTGAGATGGGGCTCGATCTGGAAGAGATCGACCAGGGTCAGCGCGACCGCGCCAAGCAGACCCTGGGCGTGTCGACCTGCGGCATGCTGCTGCGGCTGACCACCTGGCGCGATCTCGGCGGACTCGATCCTGATGTGCCGTGCTTCCGCGACGGTGTCGAGCTCGGTTGGCGGGCTACCGCCCGTGGTCTACGGGTCGTCACGACCCCTGAGGCCGCGATGGTGCACCGCCAGGTCGGACGCGCGGGCCTGCGACCGCGTGGTGCGGGTGGCCGGCACCCGGACCGGGTCGACCAGCAGCTCGGCATGCTGATCGTCGCCGGTCGCGCACCGGCGTGGCGACTGCCCTTCACCTGGCTGCGGCTGGCGCTCGACTGTCTGTTGCGCGCGCTCGGCTACCTGCTCGGCAAAGCTCCGGCCCGAGCTCGCGACGAGCTGGCCGGTCTCGGCTGGCTGGTCGCCCATCCTGGGCGCATCCGCGCCTATCGACATCGATTGGCGGGTCAACCCGTCGAGCCGGGCAGCGCGCAACTGATCCGCACCCTGCGCCCGCCATGGTGGGCGAGTATCCGGCTGGCTTTCGAGTCGTTGACCGGTACGGTCTCCGATCGCTACCGCGAGCTTGCCGGCGACAGCGAGGCCGCCAGCCTGGACGAGCTCACCGGGGACGAGTTCGCCGGCACCGGTGAGGACCGCTCGAAGCATCCCTGGCTGGCACCGGCGGTGGTCGTCGGCGCGGTCCTGGTGATCGCGAGCGTGATCGCGGCTCGCGGACTGCTCGGCCTCGGGCATCTCGATGCGCCGGCGCTGTTGCCCGCGCCCGATCGACTCGGCGAGCTCTGGCGATCGGCGGCCAGCCCGGTCGTCGGAGCACCGGGTGAGATGGCCCCGCCATGGCTGGCGCTGGTAGCGCTCGGCTCGACGATCCTGGCCGGTCAGCCGGAATGGCTGGTCACCTCGCTGCTGCTCGGCGTCGTGCCGTCGGGCTACCTGGCGGTCTATCCATTGCTTCGTTCGCTGGTTGACGACCGGCGGATCCGGATTCTCGCGGCGGCCGCGTACGCGCTGCTGCCGGCGCTGCTCGGCGGCACCAACCAGGGCCGGTTGACACTGAGCGTGGTGGTCATCCTGCTGCCGATGCTGGTGCTCGCGTTGCGAGGACTGGTGGAGCGCCGGCCGCGGGCTCCCGAGGCCTGGCGTGGCGGATGGGGCGCCGGCGTGGTGCTGGTCGGACTCACCGCCTTCGAGCCGTCGCTGATCCTGGTCGCTTTGCTGTTGGGGCTGATCGGTGCCATCTGGCTGCGGCGTACGCCGCGCAAGGTCGGCCGGATCGGTCTCGCCCTCGGTCTGCCGCTGCTGGTCTGGGCACCGTGGTGGCCGACCCTGATCGCCTTCCCGGGGCGGCTGTTCGCCGGTCCGGATGCGGCTCTGGTCGCGGCCGGCAATGCACCCCAGGTGTGGGAGCTGCTGCTCGGACGGGAGATCGGGCCGGGTCTGCCGCCGTTGTGGCTGGGCGCGGTCGTGTTCGGGGTGATCTGGTTGGCGGCGCTGGTCGGCCTCGGCCGACGCCCTCGCAGTGGGGTGGTGGTCGGCTCCTGGCTGGCCGGGATCATCGCCATGATCGGCTCGGTGCTGCTCAGCCGGCTGGTGGTCGCGGTACCGCCGATCGGCAGTGAGATCCGGCCCTGGACGGGTGCCTATCTGTTGATCGGGTTCGCCGCGCTGCTGCTCGCGGCGGCCGTCGGCACCGACGGACTGGCCGCCGAGCTGCGCCGCCGGAGCTTCGGCTGGCTGCAGCCGACCAGCGTGATCGCGGGCGTGCTCGCCGTGGTGACCGTGGTGGGCGCCGCAGGCTGGTGGGTCTGGGCTGGAGCCAGCGGGCCGATCGGACGGCAGCAGCTGGACGCGCTGCCTCCGTACCTGCAGAACGCCATGCTCTCCGACGCCGGCGTACGGGTGCTGGCCATCGATCTGGGAGACGACCCTGATCCGACGACCGGAACGGTCGGCGTCGCGCACTATTCGGTTGTTGCCGGCGACCAGCTGCGACTCGGCGACGCCGACCGAGGCTTCGCCTTCGGCGGCTCGACCACGGCTCCGGCCCAGATCGGCGACCTTGTCCAAGGCCTGGTGGCAGGGACGGCCGACTCCGACATCGCCCCGCAGCTGCGCAGTCTCGGGATCGGCTATGTGTGGGTGCACGGTGCGACCACCGAGGAGATCGCCCGGATCGACAACACCCCGCAGCTCGGCACCGCCAGCGGCAACCTGGAGGCGACGGTGTGGCAGCTACAGCCACCGGTCACCCGGGTCGTCGTCGCGGACGGCCAACAGCTCAACGGGATCGACACGCTGCCCCCGGCGGTGGCTGCAGGCTCGGCGAACCGTCAGCTCCGGTTGGGAGAACCGTCCGATCCGCGCTGGCGAGCCAGCATCGACGGCACACCGCTGACCCCAACGACCGAGGGCTGGCAGCAGGCATTCGAACTGCCCGAGGCCGGCGGAACCGTGACCATCAGGCTTGCCTCGCCGACGGTCTGGCTGCTCGTCGCTCAGGGCGTGATCGTCGCGGTCGGGCTGGTGCTTGCCGCCCCTGGAATCCGGCGACCTGAGGTTCGTGACCCGGTCCGGACCGCCCGCCGGGCGGCATTCGTGGGAGGTCGGGCCCAGTGA
- the cofE gene encoding coenzyme F420-0:L-glutamate ligase — protein sequence MPTDSAIALFAPAGIGEVAPGTDLVELLTAAISADEHGPLRPGDIVVVTSKIISKAEDRYADAADREAAIAAESTRTVVRRGSMRIVRTRTGLTIAAAGVDNSNVAPGRILLLPLDPDASAERLAAGLSEAAGGDVGVIVSDTAGRPWRLGQTDHAIGAARVRVLESYAGKTDPYGNELAVTTMALADELAAAADLVKRKLAGRPVAVIRGLSELVGPQPEEAAGATTIVRTGPDDLFSHGSREAVLAALCRALGVPEAYEELVGAGPQTATTQLLQTGTLPVDAADLIRSLLLDQQAPQA from the coding sequence ATGCCGACTGACTCTGCGATAGCGCTCTTCGCCCCGGCGGGCATCGGGGAGGTGGCCCCCGGGACCGATCTGGTCGAGCTACTCACCGCCGCGATCAGCGCCGATGAGCACGGACCGCTGCGGCCCGGGGACATCGTCGTCGTCACTTCCAAGATCATCAGCAAGGCGGAGGACCGGTACGCCGACGCCGCCGATCGGGAGGCGGCGATCGCGGCCGAGAGCACCCGTACCGTGGTTCGGCGCGGGTCGATGCGCATCGTCCGTACCCGAACCGGGCTGACGATCGCGGCCGCGGGCGTGGACAACTCCAACGTGGCACCAGGGCGGATCCTGCTGCTGCCCCTCGACCCGGACGCCTCCGCCGAGCGGCTGGCAGCCGGGCTCAGCGAAGCCGCGGGCGGCGACGTCGGGGTGATCGTCTCCGACACGGCCGGCCGGCCGTGGCGGCTCGGACAGACCGATCACGCGATCGGCGCGGCCCGGGTCCGAGTGCTGGAGAGCTATGCCGGCAAGACCGATCCGTACGGCAATGAGCTGGCCGTCACCACGATGGCGCTGGCGGACGAACTGGCCGCCGCTGCGGACCTGGTGAAACGCAAGCTGGCCGGCCGGCCGGTGGCAGTGATCCGCGGTCTGAGCGAGCTGGTCGGTCCGCAGCCTGAGGAAGCCGCCGGCGCGACCACGATTGTCCGGACCGGACCCGACGACCTGTTCAGCCACGGGTCGCGCGAGGCGGTGCTGGCTGCACTGTGCCGCGCGCTCGGCGTACCCGAGGCGTACGAGGAACTGGTCGGCGCCGGCCCGCAGACCGCGACCACACAACTGCTGCAAACCGGCACGCTGCCGGTCGATGCCGCAGACCTGATCCGCTCCCTGCTGCTCGATCAGCAGGCGCCTCAGGCGTAG
- a CDS encoding DUF402 domain-containing protein: MVPGQQILVEMAKWGDRPHWTYRGIYLGTDEHGDWLGCPVGTHYRRPEAEFTADFAGVVLVPAGGVAYLPAFNDERAQARHGDPGSPAEVYVDIATPAVWDGAILRSIDLDLDVIRRRDGTVYLDDKDEFAAHQVAYGYPIEVIELAEQAAAEVLTAVRRRDAPFDGTSDHWLAELNRVDPNKLRDGL; the protein is encoded by the coding sequence ATGGTCCCTGGTCAGCAGATCCTCGTCGAGATGGCCAAGTGGGGCGATCGACCGCACTGGACATATCGCGGCATCTATCTCGGCACCGATGAGCACGGTGACTGGCTCGGCTGCCCGGTCGGAACCCACTATCGCCGGCCCGAAGCAGAGTTCACCGCCGACTTCGCCGGCGTGGTGCTGGTGCCCGCCGGCGGAGTGGCCTATCTGCCGGCGTTCAACGACGAGCGGGCACAGGCCCGACACGGCGATCCTGGTTCGCCGGCGGAGGTCTATGTCGACATCGCCACACCGGCCGTCTGGGATGGCGCGATTCTGCGCTCGATCGATCTCGACCTGGACGTGATCCGACGCCGGGACGGCACCGTCTATCTCGACGACAAGGACGAGTTCGCCGCACACCAGGTCGCCTACGGCTACCCGATCGAGGTGATCGAGTTGGCCGAACAGGCGGCAGCGGAAGTGCTCACTGCCGTACGCCGGCGCGACGCGCCATTCGACGGCACCTCCGACCACTGGCTGGCCGAGCTCAACCGAGTCGATCCCAACAAGCTGCGTGATGGTCTCTGA
- a CDS encoding CoA-acylating methylmalonate-semialdehyde dehydrogenase yields the protein MATTLQHWKNGAVYEGTSGRFSDVTNPATGEVTAQLALANEADVDAVVAAAAAAFPAWRDTSLAKRTQVLFAFRELLNARKEELAAIITAEHGKVLSDAYGEVSRGQEVVEFACGMPHLIKGAFTENASTKVDVHSIRQPLGVAGIISPFNFPAMVPMWFFPIAIAAGNTVVVKPSEKDPTSVLWIAELWQEAGLPDGVFNVLNGDKVAVDGLLAHPDVASISFVGSTPIAQYVYETGTRHGKRVQALGGAKNHMLVLPDADLDLAADQAVNAGYGSAGERCMAISAVVAVGGIGDELVTKIKERTVGLRTGDGTRGCDMGPLVTAAARDRVSGYIDAGEAAGATLVVDGRTVEPDADGEGFFVGPTLFDHVSTEMSIYTDEIFGPVLSVVRVDSYDEGVELINSNRYGNGVAIFTNDGGAARRFQNEVSVGMVGINVPVPVPMAYYSFGGWKASLFGDTHAHGVEGVHFFTRGKVITSRWLDPSHGGLNLGFPQNT from the coding sequence ATGGCAACAACCCTGCAGCACTGGAAGAACGGCGCGGTCTACGAGGGCACGTCGGGTCGGTTCTCGGATGTGACGAACCCGGCGACGGGTGAGGTGACGGCGCAGCTGGCGTTGGCCAACGAGGCCGATGTCGATGCCGTGGTGGCTGCTGCCGCAGCCGCGTTCCCGGCGTGGCGGGACACGTCGCTGGCGAAGCGTACCCAGGTGTTGTTCGCGTTCCGGGAACTGCTGAACGCACGCAAGGAAGAACTTGCCGCGATCATCACCGCCGAGCACGGCAAGGTGTTGTCGGACGCCTACGGTGAGGTGTCGCGCGGCCAGGAGGTGGTGGAGTTCGCGTGCGGGATGCCGCACCTGATCAAGGGCGCCTTCACCGAGAACGCCTCCACCAAGGTGGATGTGCATTCGATCCGGCAGCCGTTGGGGGTGGCCGGGATCATCTCGCCGTTCAACTTCCCGGCGATGGTGCCGATGTGGTTCTTCCCGATCGCGATCGCGGCGGGGAACACGGTGGTGGTCAAGCCGTCGGAGAAGGATCCGACCTCGGTGTTGTGGATCGCGGAGCTGTGGCAGGAAGCCGGTCTGCCGGATGGCGTGTTCAACGTCTTGAACGGGGACAAGGTGGCCGTTGACGGGCTGCTGGCGCATCCGGATGTTGCCTCGATCAGCTTCGTCGGGTCGACGCCGATCGCTCAGTACGTCTACGAGACCGGCACCCGGCATGGGAAGCGGGTCCAGGCGTTGGGTGGGGCGAAGAACCACATGCTGGTGCTGCCCGATGCCGACCTCGATCTGGCGGCGGACCAGGCGGTGAACGCCGGGTATGGGTCGGCGGGGGAGCGGTGCATGGCGATCTCGGCGGTGGTCGCGGTCGGCGGCATCGGTGACGAGCTGGTGACCAAGATCAAGGAGCGCACGGTCGGTCTGCGCACCGGCGACGGGACCCGAGGTTGTGACATGGGCCCGTTGGTGACCGCGGCGGCGCGGGACCGGGTGTCGGGCTACATCGATGCCGGCGAGGCGGCCGGCGCCACGCTGGTGGTGGACGGGCGGACCGTGGAGCCGGACGCGGACGGCGAGGGGTTCTTCGTCGGCCCGACCCTGTTCGACCATGTCAGCACCGAGATGAGCATCTATACCGATGAGATCTTCGGTCCGGTGCTGTCGGTGGTGCGGGTCGACTCCTATGACGAGGGCGTGGAGCTGATCAACTCGAACCGGTACGGCAACGGGGTGGCGATCTTCACCAACGACGGCGGCGCGGCGCGGCGGTTCCAGAACGAGGTCTCGGTCGGCATGGTCGGGATCAATGTGCCGGTCCCGGTGCCGATGGCCTACTACTCCTTCGGTGGCTGGAAGGCGTCACTGTTCGGTGACACCCACGCCCATGGTGTGGAGGGTGTGCATTTCTTCACCCGCGGCAAGGTGATCACCTCCCGTTGGCTCGACCCGAGCCATGGTGGCCTGAACCTGGGCTTTCCGCAGAACACCTGA
- a CDS encoding mannose-1-phosphate guanylyltransferase, which translates to MRHVLIMAGGSGKRLWPLSRQDMPKQLLRILGGKSLLRLAYDRLDGLVGPEQVWVCTGTDYAHVVAEELPELPPENILGEPEGRDSLNAIAWTAAVLAASDPDAVMAVVASDQIMRPTSTFQRALREGFEVAEADEHALVTFGVVPTTPHTGYGYLHWGEGLPDHPDVRRVLAFKEKPDRTTAESYLDSGEYWWNSGMFIWRATTVLDQLRQLLPDTHRLVTELAAQPDRLAEIYPKLAKISVDYAVMEPASQGRTNAHVVAVQLPITWHDVGGFPSLRGQLPWDDHGNAVSGTTVVVGSRDNLVLNRAGNGRLLAAIGMHDTVMVQTDQITVVCPLGEAERVKELVAEVTARLGPDYA; encoded by the coding sequence ATGCGTCACGTGCTCATCATGGCCGGCGGCTCCGGAAAGCGACTGTGGCCACTGTCGCGCCAGGACATGCCCAAGCAGCTGCTCCGCATTCTCGGTGGGAAGAGCCTGCTGCGACTGGCGTACGACCGGTTGGACGGCCTGGTCGGTCCTGAACAGGTGTGGGTGTGCACCGGCACCGACTATGCGCACGTGGTGGCTGAGGAGCTGCCCGAGCTGCCACCGGAGAACATCCTGGGTGAGCCCGAAGGCAGGGACTCCCTCAACGCGATCGCGTGGACCGCAGCCGTGCTGGCTGCGTCCGACCCCGACGCGGTGATGGCGGTCGTCGCCTCCGACCAGATCATGCGGCCCACCTCGACCTTCCAGCGGGCGCTGCGGGAAGGATTCGAGGTCGCCGAGGCCGACGAGCATGCCTTGGTCACCTTCGGCGTGGTGCCTACGACCCCGCACACCGGCTACGGCTACCTGCATTGGGGAGAGGGCCTGCCAGACCACCCGGATGTTCGGCGAGTGCTCGCGTTCAAGGAGAAGCCCGACCGGACGACGGCAGAGAGCTATCTCGACTCGGGGGAGTACTGGTGGAACTCGGGCATGTTCATCTGGCGGGCTACCACGGTGCTCGACCAGCTGCGCCAACTGCTGCCCGATACGCATCGGCTGGTCACCGAGCTTGCCGCCCAGCCCGACCGGTTGGCTGAGATCTATCCGAAGCTGGCCAAGATCAGCGTGGACTATGCAGTCATGGAGCCGGCTTCCCAGGGTCGAACGAACGCTCACGTGGTCGCGGTCCAGCTGCCGATCACCTGGCACGACGTCGGCGGCTTCCCGTCGCTGCGCGGTCAGCTGCCGTGGGACGACCACGGCAACGCCGTGTCCGGGACCACGGTGGTCGTTGGTTCTCGCGACAACCTGGTGCTCAACCGGGCCGGCAATGGTCGGCTGCTGGCCGCCATCGGCATGCACGACACCGTGATGGTCCAGACCGACCAGATCACCGTCGTCTGCCCGCTGGGCGAGGCCGAGCGCGTCAAGGAGCTCGTCGCCGAGGTCACCGCCCGATTGGGTCCTGACTACGCCTGA
- a CDS encoding nitroreductase family deazaflavin-dependent oxidoreductase codes for MPLSGEYEPSPQQWVRDQVETYERTGGREANTLRDTGMPVVIYTTRGAKSGKLRKTPLMRVEHDGKYAMVASQGGAPTHPQWYWNLKADPTALTVQDGPEPFDAVARELTGAERDEWWARAVATFPPYAGYQERVDRVIPVLLAERA; via the coding sequence ATGCCCCTTTCCGGAGAATATGAGCCGAGCCCGCAGCAATGGGTCCGGGACCAGGTCGAGACCTATGAGCGCACCGGTGGTCGCGAGGCGAACACCCTGCGCGATACCGGGATGCCGGTCGTCATCTACACCACCCGCGGCGCCAAGTCGGGCAAGCTGCGCAAGACCCCGTTGATGCGGGTCGAACACGACGGCAAGTACGCAATGGTGGCCTCCCAGGGCGGCGCACCGACTCACCCGCAGTGGTACTGGAATCTCAAGGCCGACCCGACCGCCCTGACGGTCCAGGACGGCCCGGAGCCCTTCGACGCCGTAGCCCGCGAGCTGACCGGAGCCGAGCGGGACGAGTGGTGGGCCCGTGCCGTCGCCACCTTCCCGCCCTACGCGGGCTATCAGGAGCGCGTCGATCGAGTGATCCCGGTGCTGCTGGCCGAACGAGCCTGA